One window of the Dreissena polymorpha isolate Duluth1 chromosome 5, UMN_Dpol_1.0, whole genome shotgun sequence genome contains the following:
- the LOC127831541 gene encoding uncharacterized protein LOC127831541: MLMASTILSGNNYQKVALLAKFINLGLRHRTTFQKIQGHFVAPTVEQYWSNIQASAIEETRATNVVISGDGRMGSPGHCAKFCTYTCMNQQPKGILAMEVVDKRECQLKSTVMETFAFKKAFSGLLKEGVQVVEVVTDAHSQISSLMKKEHGKIKHSWGMWNGAKNLGKKLFAVAQERGNESLRPWVEPVVNHFYHAAETCEGDALKLSMKMVAVLNHTANVHRWILGECDHEDHDEDQDRGNKQWLDPTGHEIVALEKVVRDTRFLGNLHHYTTCQYVSASLLKEC, from the exons ATGCTCATGGCATCAACAATTTTGTCTGGCAACAACTATCAAAAAGTTGCACTGCTGGCCAAGTTCATAAATCTTGGTCTCCGTCATAGAACAACCTTCCAAAAGATCCAGGGACATTTTGTCGCTCCTACAGTTGAGCAGTACTGGAGTAATATTCAAGCCTCAGCCATtgaagagaccagagcaacaaatGTAGTCATTTCAG GTGATGGACGCATGGGCAGCCCTGGCCATTGTGCTAAGTTCTGCACATACACCTGCATGAACCAGCAGCCAAAAGGGATCCTTGCCATGGAGGTGGTTGACAAAAGGGAATGCCAGCTTAAG tCTACAGTGATGGAAACATTTGCCTTCAAGAAAGCGTTTTCGGGGTTGTTGAAGGAGGGGGTGCAAGTGGTGGAGGTCGTAACTGATGCCCATTCTCAAATCTCGTCACTCATGA AGAAAGAACATGGCAAGATTAAACATAGTTGGGGCATGTGGAATGGTGCGAAGAATCTCGGAAAAAAGCTATTTGCA GTTGCTCAAGAGAGAGGGAATGAGTCGCTAAGACCATGGGTAGAGCCTGTTGTCAACCATTTCTACCATGCAGCAGAAACATGCGAAGGGGATGCTCTGAAACTAAGT ATGAAGATGGTAGCAGTCCTCAACCATACTGCCAATGTCCACAGATGGATACTCGGTGAATGTGACCATGAAGATCATGATGAGGATCAAGACAGGGGAAATAAGCAATGGCTGGATCCAACAGGACATGAGATAGTGGCCCTGGAGAAAGTTGTACGTGACACAAGATTCCTTGGAAATCTTCACCACTACACCACATGCCAGTATGTATCTGCTTCGTTATTAAAAGAGTGCTGA